From the genome of Geminocystis herdmanii PCC 6308, one region includes:
- a CDS encoding DNA-methyltransferase has translation MSIEPNLLITPEIFKPVRYLNMKYINKIIHGDSLKILQQIPDRSVDLIILDPPYWKVVQQKWDYQWRTEEDYLQWCLQWFPDIARIIKLSGSLYLFGYLRNLFYLYEPLIKLGFNFRQQIIIDKGIQAISGRATKGYKMFPNVTESLLFFIYDSRPFIKNLLKERQKKLGITALEINEKLGVKSNGGGMWSLYTGNNILAQVPTEEMWEKLQKILKFECPYEDIAQVFNIEMGITDVWNDLNFYQEKRYHPTQKPIKLMERIIKASTNKNNIVLDPFMGSGSTALACLNLERNYIGIEKEKKYIDIINQRITEHKLILGHDLNQQEKSQFISNNNQLILDFSG, from the coding sequence ATGTCGATCGAACCTAATCTACTAATTACACCAGAAATATTTAAACCCGTTCGTTATTTAAACATGAAATATATTAATAAAATCATTCATGGAGACTCTCTTAAAATTTTACAACAAATACCTGATCGAAGTGTTGATTTAATAATATTAGATCCTCCTTATTGGAAAGTAGTACAACAAAAATGGGATTATCAATGGCGTACAGAAGAAGATTATTTACAATGGTGTTTACAGTGGTTTCCTGATATAGCGAGAATCATTAAATTATCAGGTAGTTTATATTTATTTGGTTATCTAAGAAATTTATTTTATTTATACGAACCATTAATAAAATTAGGCTTTAATTTTAGGCAACAAATAATTATTGATAAAGGTATTCAAGCCATTAGTGGTAGAGCAACAAAAGGTTATAAAATGTTTCCTAATGTTACCGAAAGTTTGTTATTTTTTATTTATGATAGTCGTCCTTTTATTAAGAATCTTTTGAAAGAAAGACAAAAAAAGTTAGGTATAACAGCATTAGAAATTAATGAAAAATTAGGTGTTAAATCTAATGGTGGTGGTATGTGGTCACTTTATACTGGTAATAATATTTTAGCTCAAGTTCCGACGGAAGAAATGTGGGAAAAGTTACAAAAAATTCTTAAATTTGAATGTCCTTATGAAGATATTGCTCAAGTATTTAATATTGAAATGGGCATAACAGATGTTTGGAATGATTTGAATTTTTATCAAGAAAAACGCTATCATCCTACTCAAAAACCGATTAAATTAATGGAAAGAATTATTAAGGCTAGTACAAATAAAAATAACATAGTTTTAGATCCTTTTATGGGTTCAGGTTCGACGGCTTTAGCTTGTTTAAATCTTGAAAGAAATTATATTGGCATAGAGAAAGAAAAAAAATATATTGATATTATTAATCAAAGAATAACTGAACATAAATTAATTTTAGGACATGATCTTAATCAACAGGAAAAAAGCCAATTTATAAGTAATAATAATCAGCTAATCTTAGATTTTTCTGGTTAA
- the fumC gene encoding class II fumarate hydratase, whose translation MTQTNKNTRIEKDSMGEIAVQCDRYWGAQTQRSIHYFSIGEDKMPLEVIKALAIVKKASAMTNNELGVLSTEKTQLITQVADEIIAGKLDDHFPLYVWMTGSGTQSNMNVNEVIANRAIEIAGGELGSKNPIHPNDDVNKSQSSNDVFPTAMNIAVSIAIHERLIPKVTKLRNALQEKAQAWQEIIKIGRTHLQDAVPLSLGQEFSGYVGMLDDNLTRINQALPHIYQLALGGTALGTGINAPVGFPSKSAECIAKLTGLPFVTAPNKFTVMGAHDAMVMLSSTLKTLACSLYKIANDIRLLACGPRAGFNELQLPENEPGSSIMPGKVNPTQCEALAMVAVQVMGYDTAVSFAGASGILDMNVYKPMMVYNVLQSIKILADSCNNFTDFTVKDMTPNLPRIEELVNQSLMLVTALSPSIGYDKASKIAHLAHKKHLTLKQATLELGYLTSEEFDRAIDLRQMAYPHK comes from the coding sequence ATGACTCAGACAAATAAAAATACTCGTATCGAAAAAGATAGCATGGGGGAAATTGCGGTACAATGCGATCGATACTGGGGCGCACAAACGCAACGATCGATACATTATTTTTCTATAGGGGAAGATAAAATGCCCCTAGAAGTAATCAAAGCCCTTGCCATAGTCAAAAAAGCCTCCGCTATGACTAATAACGAGTTGGGAGTATTATCCACAGAAAAAACCCAACTGATAACCCAAGTCGCTGATGAAATTATCGCAGGAAAATTAGATGATCATTTTCCCCTTTATGTATGGATGACAGGAAGCGGTACACAATCGAATATGAATGTTAACGAAGTCATCGCTAACCGTGCCATTGAAATAGCAGGAGGAGAGTTGGGCAGTAAAAACCCCATTCACCCTAACGATGATGTCAATAAGTCACAATCTTCTAACGATGTCTTTCCTACTGCCATGAATATAGCAGTTTCGATCGCAATTCATGAGCGTTTAATCCCCAAAGTCACAAAATTAAGAAACGCATTGCAGGAAAAAGCCCAAGCATGGCAAGAAATTATTAAAATTGGAAGAACTCACTTACAAGATGCAGTACCCCTAAGTTTAGGGCAGGAATTTTCGGGCTATGTAGGGATGTTAGACGATAATTTAACTAGAATAAATCAAGCCTTACCCCACATTTATCAATTAGCCTTAGGGGGCACAGCTTTAGGCACAGGTATCAATGCGCCAGTGGGTTTTCCCTCGAAATCTGCTGAATGTATCGCCAAATTAACGGGTTTACCCTTCGTTACAGCACCAAATAAATTTACCGTCATGGGCGCTCATGATGCTATGGTGATGTTAAGCTCCACCCTTAAAACCCTTGCTTGTTCATTGTATAAGATAGCTAATGATATTCGTTTGTTAGCTTGTGGACCTAGGGCGGGATTTAATGAGCTACAATTACCAGAAAATGAACCCGGATCGTCTATAATGCCGGGTAAGGTAAACCCCACCCAGTGCGAAGCCTTAGCTATGGTGGCGGTGCAAGTTATGGGTTATGATACAGCGGTGAGTTTTGCTGGTGCTAGTGGTATCTTAGACATGAATGTTTATAAACCCATGATGGTTTACAATGTTCTGCAATCTATCAAAATTTTAGCCGATAGCTGTAATAACTTTACCGACTTTACCGTTAAGGATATGACTCCTAATCTCCCCAGAATTGAAGAATTAGTTAATCAATCTTTGATGTTAGTTACCGCCCTTAGCCCTAGTATCGGTTATGATAAAGCCTCTAAAATTGCTCATTTAGCCCATAAAAAACATCTGACTCTTAAACAAGCTACCCTTGAGTTAGGTTATCTTACCTCTGAGGAGTTCGATCGAGCTATCGATTTACGACA
- a CDS encoding type II toxin-antitoxin system PemK/MazF family toxin — translation MDLVAYPKTGEIWLVNLEPTIGSEIRKTRPGVIVSPNETNRLLKTVIIAPLTSTIKNYPTRVSIFFQSRQGILIKVII, via the coding sequence ATGGACTTGGTAGCTTATCCGAAAACAGGAGAAATATGGTTGGTTAATTTAGAGCCTACAATTGGTTCAGAAATTAGAAAAACTCGCCCCGGTGTTATTGTTTCGCCCAATGAAACTAATCGGTTACTCAAAACTGTCATTATTGCACCACTCACCAGTACTATTAAAAATTATCCTACGAGAGTTTCAATTTTTTTTCAATCACGACAAGGTATACTCATCAAGGTTATAATCTGA
- a CDS encoding helix-turn-helix domain-containing protein, translating to MKEKVLIQFGKKVRELRIKQNISQEKLAEKANVHRTYIGMIERAEKNITLINIEKIAKALEVNIYDLFIDVK from the coding sequence GTGAAAGAAAAAGTATTAATTCAATTTGGAAAAAAAGTCAGAGAATTAAGAATAAAACAGAATATTTCACAAGAAAAACTAGCCGAAAAAGCGAATGTACATCGTACTTATATCGGAATGATTGAAAGAGCTGAAAAAAACATCACTTTAATTAATATTGAAAAAATTGCGAAGGCTTTGGAAGTGAATATATATGATTTATTTATTGATGTAAAATAA
- a CDS encoding AbrB/MazE/SpoVT family DNA-binding domain-containing protein, which translates to MKTKITKIGNSQGIIIPKNIVEQCKFKDIVNLEVRDNCLLVSPQNPRQGWEEAIMREGVDDEILIEDALENSWDEEEWTW; encoded by the coding sequence ATGAAAACAAAAATTACAAAAATTGGTAATTCTCAAGGAATTATTATCCCTAAAAATATTGTTGAACAGTGTAAATTCAAAGACATAGTTAACCTTGAAGTGAGAGATAATTGTTTATTAGTTTCTCCTCAAAATCCCCGTCAGGGATGGGAAGAAGCAATTATGAGGGAGGGGGTTGATGATGAAATATTAATAGAAGATGCTTTAGAAAATAGTTGGGATGAGGAGGAATGGACTTGGTAG
- a CDS encoding MamI family restriction endonuclease — translation MQPNLNLITIKDNEKLIKELLEELVLQPRMKALEWSKITHQTPNLRIGYPGQHLASLITGIRGRKTGARGDDLEDGTEVKSCSRIDQMDKCKDCNSPVARIEITCSNCGSNKINRKKDSKWLFTIKNENDLKVLTEDVKRVFLILADYPHFNQQDYETLRFQSFEIWTNSNRHKRFKEIMTNYYYQIYLVNKNKKPEETPAPKNFWPYSYQFYLCNPILTFSCIVQKASTNPEIIVDHYIKPEVDRSNLDSVMMPIKLLWRKEEKQLVKNYLNSQKLPSFIDENTRNILPLR, via the coding sequence ATGCAACCTAATTTAAATTTAATTACTATAAAAGATAACGAAAAATTAATCAAAGAGTTATTAGAAGAATTAGTTTTACAGCCTCGAATGAAGGCTTTAGAATGGTCAAAAATTACTCATCAAACTCCTAATTTAAGAATCGGTTATCCAGGGCAACATTTAGCATCTTTAATAACGGGAATTAGGGGGAGAAAAACAGGGGCAAGAGGAGATGATTTAGAAGATGGTACAGAAGTAAAATCTTGCTCTAGAATTGATCAAATGGACAAGTGTAAAGATTGTAACTCACCAGTAGCTAGAATAGAAATAACTTGTTCTAATTGCGGTTCAAATAAGATCAATAGAAAAAAAGATTCTAAATGGTTATTCACAATTAAAAATGAAAATGACTTAAAAGTTTTAACGGAAGATGTCAAAAGAGTATTTTTAATATTAGCTGATTATCCTCACTTTAATCAACAAGATTATGAGACCTTAAGATTTCAATCATTTGAGATTTGGACAAATAGTAATAGGCATAAAAGATTTAAAGAAATTATGACTAATTATTATTATCAAATTTATCTGGTGAATAAAAATAAAAAACCTGAAGAAACACCCGCACCCAAAAATTTTTGGCCTTATAGCTATCAATTTTATTTATGCAATCCTATTCTAACTTTTTCTTGTATCGTACAAAAAGCATCAACTAATCCAGAAATTATTGTCGATCATTATATCAAGCCAGAAGTAGATAGAAGTAATTTAGATTCAGTGATGATGCCCATTAAACTTTTATGGCGTAAAGAGGAAAAACAGCTAGTTAAAAATTATTTGAATAGTCAAAAGTTACCTTCTTTTATTGATGAGAATACTAGAAACATTTTACCTTTAAGATGA
- a CDS encoding DUF4926 domain-containing protein: MLLPLFAQVELTEDIPEYNLKKGSVGIIVEHYPMGDNQEDGYSIEGLIYQDTVEVSESQISLVTEKSTENKVFV; this comes from the coding sequence ATGTTGTTACCATTATTTGCACAAGTAGAATTAACGGAAGATATACCAGAATATAACTTAAAAAAAGGTAGTGTTGGTATCATTGTCGAACATTATCCCATGGGAGATAATCAGGAAGATGGCTATAGTATTGAAGGATTAATTTATCAAGATACTGTAGAAGTCTCTGAGTCTCAAATATCTTTAGTTACTGAAAAATCAACAGAAAATAAAGTTTTTGTTTAA
- a CDS encoding DUF6883 domain-containing protein, producing the protein MQLDKNAIIAREKPTQYLLILLPKDDKSKYLEKGGYNLNNWQQLEKDLKEQILTLNAYPTKKTNYGQKYEIVGILNCLNGKQLEIKTIWIVRESLTQFVALFPA; encoded by the coding sequence ATGCAATTAGACAAAAACGCAATTATTGCCAGAGAAAAACCGACTCAATACCTATTAATTCTTTTACCGAAAGATGATAAATCTAAATATTTAGAGAAAGGAGGTTATAATTTAAACAATTGGCAACAATTAGAAAAAGATTTAAAAGAGCAAATTTTAACTTTAAATGCTTATCCAACAAAAAAGACAAACTATGGACAAAAATATGAAATTGTTGGGATATTAAATTGTCTGAATGGAAAGCAATTAGAAATAAAAACTATTTGGATAGTTAGGGAATCTTTGACTCAATTTGTAGCTTTATTTCCAGCATAA
- a CDS encoding DUF2344 domain-containing protein — protein MTVYTDNKYSLSQWQNWLNEIEKSSEILMQKTAKTGKKKMVNIRENLERISLINDNFEEFDRVKINYVGSAKNDGTLLTPDHVCFMLEQVSQEKINLVKAHRETIILADYITQ, from the coding sequence ATCACGGTTTATACAGATAATAAATATAGTCTATCTCAATGGCAAAATTGGCTTAATGAGATAGAAAAATCTAGCGAAATCTTAATGCAAAAAACTGCTAAAACTGGGAAGAAAAAAATGGTTAATATCAGAGAAAACTTAGAAAGAATTTCTTTAATAAATGATAACTTTGAGGAGTTCGATCGAGTTAAAATTAACTATGTAGGCAGTGCTAAAAACGATGGCACTTTATTGACTCCTGATCATGTTTGCTTTATGTTAGAGCAAGTTAGTCAGGAGAAAATTAATTTAGTAAAAGCTCATCGAGAAACCATTATTTTAGCCGACTATATTACTCAATAA
- the pntA gene encoding Re/Si-specific NAD(P)(+) transhydrogenase subunit alpha, which yields MTATLTNEKQEISKVTSLKIAIPKEIYPNECRVSATPDTATKLQKLGFTVLVESGAGEKASFVDRAYEEIGCKIVHNREELWQEGDIILKVRPPEPEEVNLLNEHKTLISFIYPAQNGELLAQLKEKGATVFAMDAVPRISRAQKLDALSSMANIAGYRAVIEAANNFGRFFTGQITAAGKVPPAKVLVIGAGVAGLSAIGAAKSLGAIVRAFDTRLVVKEQIESLGGEFLELEFAEDGSGEGGYAKTMSKEFIEAEMALFAEQAQEVDIIITTALIPGKPAPKLITEEMVRSMTQGSVIVDLASEQGGNCEVTKPHEIYKYEGVTIIGLTDLPSRMASQSSQLYGTNLWHLLKDMGGNDKFTVNLEDEVIRGALVTYQGDITFPPPKIAQPSPTTTVTPEAKIVTSESKQKKKSNSGLLWAILAVLALIGVGIGAPESFLSHFTVFILAVFVGWQVIWNVSPALHTPLMSVTNAISGIIIIGGMLQISGESGSITSILGAIAILVGTINISGGFLVTQRMLKMFRR from the coding sequence ATGACAGCAACTCTCACCAACGAGAAACAAGAAATATCAAAAGTAACATCATTAAAAATAGCGATTCCCAAAGAAATTTACCCTAACGAGTGTCGAGTATCGGCAACTCCAGACACCGCCACGAAACTGCAAAAACTAGGTTTTACCGTGTTAGTAGAATCAGGCGCAGGGGAAAAAGCTAGTTTTGTCGATCGAGCTTACGAAGAAATAGGGTGTAAAATTGTTCATAATCGAGAAGAATTATGGCAGGAAGGGGATATTATCTTAAAAGTGCGCCCCCCCGAACCAGAAGAAGTAAACTTATTAAATGAACATAAAACCCTGATTAGTTTCATATATCCTGCCCAAAATGGAGAATTATTGGCACAATTAAAGGAAAAAGGCGCAACAGTTTTCGCTATGGATGCAGTGCCTCGTATCAGTCGGGCTCAAAAACTCGATGCTTTATCTAGCATGGCAAATATAGCAGGATATAGGGCAGTCATCGAAGCGGCTAACAACTTCGGGAGGTTTTTTACCGGGCAAATTACGGCAGCCGGAAAAGTGCCTCCCGCCAAAGTCTTAGTCATTGGTGCAGGAGTTGCAGGTTTATCCGCCATTGGTGCGGCTAAAAGTTTAGGTGCGATCGTACGAGCATTTGATACTAGACTGGTAGTAAAAGAGCAAATTGAGAGTTTAGGGGGAGAATTTTTAGAATTGGAATTTGCCGAAGACGGCTCAGGGGAAGGCGGTTATGCTAAAACCATGAGTAAGGAGTTTATCGAAGCGGAAATGGCTCTTTTTGCCGAACAAGCTCAAGAAGTTGATATAATTATCACTACCGCCCTAATTCCGGGGAAACCAGCACCCAAACTCATCACAGAAGAAATGGTGCGTAGCATGACTCAAGGTTCGGTAATTGTTGACTTAGCATCAGAACAAGGTGGTAACTGTGAGGTGACAAAACCCCACGAAATTTATAAATATGAAGGAGTAACGATTATCGGCTTAACGGATTTACCCAGTCGCATGGCAAGTCAATCTAGTCAACTTTATGGTACAAATTTATGGCATCTCCTCAAGGATATGGGAGGTAACGACAAGTTTACTGTTAACCTTGAAGACGAAGTAATTCGAGGTGCATTAGTCACCTATCAAGGAGATATTACCTTCCCCCCTCCCAAAATTGCGCAACCTTCTCCCACCACAACGGTAACTCCAGAAGCGAAAATCGTTACTTCTGAGAGTAAACAGAAGAAAAAAAGCAATAGTGGTTTATTATGGGCAATTTTAGCGGTTTTAGCTTTAATCGGAGTGGGTATTGGTGCGCCTGAGTCTTTCTTGTCTCATTTTACCGTGTTTATCCTTGCGGTTTTTGTGGGTTGGCAGGTGATTTGGAATGTAAGCCCTGCTTTACATACTCCTCTTATGAGTGTTACTAATGCTATCAGTGGCATCATTATCATCGGGGGAATGTTGCAGATTTCGGGGGAATCTGGCTCAATTACCAGTATCTTAGGTGCGATCGCCATTTTAGTTGGTACAATTAACATTTCAGGAGGATTTTTAGTAACCCAAAGAATGTTAAAAATGTTCCGCAGATAA
- a CDS encoding TIGR03960 family B12-binding radical SAM protein, with product MVIATDTLITPEIFKPARYLGNELGAKHKDFDTANVRWVLTYPEVYEVGASNLGHIILYNIINAQPRQMCDRAYLPAPDLAMKMRETNTPLFALETKKDVKEYDILGFSLSYELGATNILEMLSLAHIPLTWQERKDTDFPLIFAGGQTATSNPEPYADFFDFVALGDGEELLPEIGLVIEEGKRDGLTRTELLLDLAQVPGVYVPQFYDMQSDGSVKPNRPDVPERILRRVATPIPAYSIGLVPYVQTVHDRLTIEIRRGCTRGCRFCQPGMLTRPARDVEPEEVVNSIIEGMKQTGFNEFSLLSLSCSDYLSLPAVGIEIKNRLHDENISLALPSQRVDRFDENIANIIGGTRKGGLTFAPEAGTQRMRDIVNKGLTNEELLRGIQTAVREGWNQVKLYFMIGLPGETDEDVIGIVETVKWLRQECRHLSNKRLNFNITISNFTPKPHTPFQWHSVSTSEFLRKRNILRDEFYPVKGIKVNYTDVRISAIEDFVGRGDRTLASVVRRAWELGAGMDSWWESIDKAYKAWQTAIDEAGLTWKYRQVENGEWRRSNGEGRMETIDYQLLANMSLPWDHLDTGIDKQWLLEDLERALQEATVPDCAFDGCSSCGVCSPDFGHNIVVTPPPIPDYLGDFKPNQEKAQKLRVWFGKQGDMALVSHLDLVRLFDRVIRRAGIPISYTGGFHPGPKISIALALSLGMTSNGEIVDFENHTRMDIDEFTEKLKANLPLEIPIFKVEELPVKSPKATQILDTAEYIITVSADNKYSLNQWKNWIDNVQNTSEILMQKTAKTGKKKMVNLRENLLNILLVDDHFEESNTVKINYVGSAKNDGSLLTPDHVCFMLEQVSQEKINLVKAHRENIILADYITQ from the coding sequence ATGGTTATTGCAACTGATACACTAATTACACCAGAAATATTTAAACCAGCCCGTTATTTAGGTAACGAATTAGGGGCAAAACATAAAGACTTCGACACCGCTAACGTTAGATGGGTGTTGACTTACCCCGAAGTTTATGAGGTGGGAGCGTCAAATTTAGGGCATATCATCCTTTACAATATCATTAACGCTCAACCAAGGCAAATGTGCGATCGAGCCTACTTACCTGCACCAGATTTAGCGATGAAGATGAGGGAGACGAATACCCCCTTATTTGCCCTTGAAACGAAAAAAGATGTTAAAGAATACGATATTTTAGGGTTTAGCTTGAGTTATGAATTGGGAGCGACTAATATCTTAGAAATGCTCAGTTTAGCTCATATTCCCTTAACTTGGCAAGAAAGAAAAGATACCGATTTCCCCTTGATATTTGCAGGAGGACAAACTGCAACATCAAATCCTGAGCCTTATGCAGACTTTTTCGACTTCGTGGCATTAGGTGACGGGGAAGAATTATTGCCCGAAATTGGTTTAGTTATTGAAGAAGGCAAACGAGACGGGTTAACGAGAACAGAGTTACTATTAGATTTAGCTCAAGTGCCGGGGGTATATGTGCCTCAATTCTATGATATGCAATCCGATGGTAGTGTTAAGCCTAATCGCCCTGATGTGCCTGAAAGGATTTTGCGACGAGTAGCTACACCAATCCCAGCTTATTCTATCGGTTTAGTGCCTTATGTGCAAACAGTCCACGATCGACTCACCATCGAGATTAGAAGGGGTTGCACGAGGGGATGTCGTTTTTGTCAACCGGGGATGTTAACGCGCCCTGCACGGGATGTTGAGCCAGAAGAAGTGGTAAATAGCATCATTGAGGGCATGAAACAGACAGGATTTAACGAATTTAGTCTATTATCTCTCAGTTGCTCTGATTATCTCTCTTTACCTGCCGTGGGCATCGAAATTAAAAACCGTCTCCATGATGAAAATATCTCCCTTGCGCTTCCTTCCCAAAGAGTCGATCGATTTGACGAAAACATTGCTAATATTATCGGAGGCACTCGAAAAGGCGGTTTAACTTTCGCTCCCGAAGCTGGTACACAGCGAATGCGTGATATAGTCAACAAAGGCTTAACTAATGAGGAGTTATTGCGCGGTATCCAGACAGCAGTAAGAGAGGGTTGGAATCAAGTTAAACTCTACTTCATGATAGGCTTACCCGGTGAAACCGATGAGGATGTTATCGGTATCGTGGAAACTGTTAAATGGTTGCGTCAAGAATGTCGTCATCTCAGCAATAAACGCCTAAATTTTAATATCACCATCTCCAATTTTACCCCGAAACCCCATACTCCTTTTCAGTGGCATTCCGTTTCTACTTCCGAATTTTTGCGTAAACGTAACATTTTGCGCGATGAATTTTACCCCGTTAAAGGCATTAAGGTTAACTATACCGATGTCCGTATTTCAGCTATAGAGGATTTTGTGGGGCGTGGCGATCGCACTTTAGCCTCCGTAGTGCGTCGGGCATGGGAATTGGGTGCAGGGATGGATTCATGGTGGGAAAGCATCGACAAGGCTTATAAAGCGTGGCAAACCGCCATTGACGAAGCAGGGTTAACTTGGAAATATCGTCAGGTTGAGAATGGAGAATGGAGAAGGTCGAATGGAGAAGGTCGAATGGAGACAATTGACTATCAACTACTAGCTAATATGTCGTTACCGTGGGATCATTTAGATACGGGTATTGACAAACAATGGTTGCTAGAAGACTTAGAAAGGGCGTTACAAGAAGCAACTGTGCCTGATTGTGCTTTTGATGGTTGCAGTAGTTGCGGTGTTTGTAGCCCTGATTTTGGACATAATATCGTAGTCACTCCTCCCCCAATTCCTGATTACTTGGGTGACTTTAAGCCTAATCAAGAAAAAGCCCAAAAGTTGCGCGTCTGGTTTGGTAAACAAGGGGATATGGCTTTAGTTAGTCACCTCGACTTAGTGCGTTTGTTCGATCGAGTTATCAGAAGGGCAGGGATACCTATATCTTATACGGGTGGATTCCATCCCGGTCCTAAAATTTCCATCGCCCTTGCCTTATCATTAGGCATGACGAGTAACGGGGAAATTGTGGATTTTGAAAATCATACTCGTATGGATATTGATGAGTTTACCGAAAAATTAAAAGCAAATTTGCCTCTCGAAATCCCCATTTTTAAAGTGGAAGAATTGCCAGTTAAATCTCCGAAAGCCACCCAAATTTTAGATACTGCTGAATATATAATTACGGTTTCAGCTGATAATAAATATAGTCTCAATCAGTGGAAAAATTGGATTGATAATGTTCAAAATACCTCAGAAATTTTAATGCAAAAAACTGCTAAAACTGGGAAGAAAAAAATGGTTAATCTTCGAGAAAACTTACTAAATATCTTGTTAGTTGATGATCATTTTGAAGAATCTAACACGGTGAAAATTAACTATGTTGGCAGTGCTAAAAACGATGGTAGTTTATTGACTCCTGATCATGTTTGCTTTATGTTAGAGCAAGTTAGTCAAGAGAAAATTAATTTAGTAAAAGCTCATCGAGAAAACATTATTTTAGCTGATTATATCACTCAGTAA